The Methylomarinum sp. Ch1-1 genome contains the following window.
TCACCAGCTTGTTTCATCTGATGACAGTGGAAATGTTATGGGGATGCTTTGACGCGCTGAGGAATCATGCTGCGTCAGGTATTGATGGAGTCACCAAGCAACAGTACGAGAACAACTTACTGGAAAACCTTCAGCAGCTAGTTGGTAAACTGCACCGAATGGCCTACATACCCCAACCGGTGCAACGGGTTTACATCCCAAGCCCGGGACTGATAAGTTAAGGCCCTTAGGGATACCGGCGCTGGAAGACAAACTGGTGCAAGCCGGGCTGGTCAAAATCTTACAGGCTATCTATGAGCAAGACTTTATAGACGACTCGTATGGATTCAGGCCGGGTAAAGCTGTCATGATGCGCTGCGAGCGTTAAGCCAAACAGTCGAAAATCGACCGATAAACCACATTGTGGAAGCCGATATAAAGGCTTTTTCGATACGGTTGACCAAGAGCAGCTGATGACTTTTCTCGCGCATCGTATCGCCGACAAACGCGTATTGCGCTACATCAAACGCTTCTTGAAAGCGGGTATCGTCGAAGACGGACAGTTTAAAGCCAGTGAAACAGGTACGCCGCAAGGTGGCGTGATATCGCCCTTGCTAGCTAATCTCTATTTGCACTACAGCCTAGACTTGTGGATGACCCGCAAGTTTGCGAAAAGCTGCGGTGGAGTCGCCCGAATGATACGCTATGCGGACGACTTTGTCGTCTGCTTCCAGCAGGAAGCGGATGCCAAACGATTCCGGAACGAGCTAGAAGCACGGCTCGCCCTGTTTGAGCTGACGTTAGCACCGGAGAAAACGCAATGCATTGAATTTGGCCCGTTAGCGGTCAAACGTGCGAGAGCGCGTGGCGAAAAGGCGGCGACCTTTGATTTTCTGGGGTTTACCCATTACTGTTCACGGACGCGAGACGGAAAACGCTTTCGGATGAAGCGGAAGACGATCGGTAAACGCCTAACGGCGAAGCTGAAAGCCTACCGTGCATGGCTTAAGGCAAACCGAAACCTGCCGACCGCCGAAATACTCAAGCGAACCGCCCGCAAACTGCGAGGCCATTACGGCTACTATGGCGTCACCGATAACAGTCGAGGAATAAACCTGTACTTTTATCAAGTGCAACGCATTCTACACAAATGGCTGAATCGGCGAGGTCGGAGAAACTGCTGTAGTTGGGCAAAGTTTGCTCTATTGTTAGCGCGTTTTCCACTGCCGAAACCTAAAATCTTGGTGAATCTATTCTGAATCCGTGAATAGGGTTCTTAATGAGGAGCCGTGTGCGTAAATAGCGCAAGCACGGTTCTGTGAGGGGCTTGGTAACAATTGATGAAATAACAAACTATTTGCAATCACGTAGTAGCCGCGTGCGGCGGGGCGTTCCAGAGAAGCATGGCAAGTACGATGTTATTTGGTCGAAAGAAACCGGTCTACTCAACCAAAAGTTTAAACATTTGTACATAATCACTCGGAAAAACACTCAATAATATGATGACCGGATGTCGACTGACCTTACGCTATTCCCGAGGGAAGTAGTGCTGTGCGACTAGCCGTATAAAATATATAAAAACTACGCACATGCCAGGAATACTATTTAATTGTAAGGAACGCCGTATTGGTTCGACTTATACTGGAAGCAAAGGGACAAGACGCTTTAAGACAATGCTTCAAGGGGGAACGATGTGATTGATGCAAAGATCATAGATGCTGCATGGCGTGAGCTAAAACAATCGGTGGTTTACTTCCGGGGTAATCCGGTAGGGACGGTAGCCGCCCGCGACCCGAGTGCTGCCGAACTCAATTACAGTCAGTGTTTCACGCGCGATTTTGCAGTCTCTGCACTGGCGTTTTTAATGCGCGGCGAAACGGACATCGTTCGTAATTTCCTGACGGTACTGGTTAAATTGCAGAGCAGGGAAAAGCAGATGAACTGTTTCAAAGCCGGTCGAGGGCTTATGCCTGCCAGTTTTACCGTGCAGCAAAGCAAAAACGGCGAGGAACTGGTTCCGGATTTTGGAGAGCGCGCCATCGCGCGGGTGGCCCCGGTCGATTCCGGTTTCTGGTGGCTCATTTTACTGCGTGCCTACGTACAGGCAAGCGGGGATGTCGATCTGGCTAGGAAGGCTGAATTTCAACAGGCGATAAAAATGATTGTCGAGCTGAGCTTGGTGGCGCGTTTCGATATGTATCCCACCCTCCTGGTTCCCGACGGCGGCTATATGATCGATCGGCGCATGGGTGTTTATGGTTATCCCCTTGATATCCAGTCCTTGTTTTTTACCGCGTTATCTGCGGCGCAGGAATTGCTCGTAGGCGACGAAACTTGCCTGGCGGCTGTCGCCGACCGACTGGCTCATCTGGCCTATCATATCAGGCGTTATTACTGGTTGGATCTGCGTCGCTTGAATGCTATCTATCGGTACAAGGTAGAGGAATACGGGCAAAACATTGTCAATGAGTTCAATATTTATCCGGAAACCATCCCCCCGGCGCTGGTGGATTGGATGCCCTCTAAAGGCGGCTACTTCGCCGGCAATCTGGGGCCGGCGCGAATGGATTTTCGGTATTTCGCTCAAGGTAATCTATTGGCGGTGGTATCGTCCCTGGCAACGGCGGAACAATCCCAGAGCATCATGGATCTGATAGCGCAACGCTGGGATGACCTGATCGGACAAATGCCGCTAAAGCTCTGTTTCCCCGCGCTGGAGGGGCGGGATTGGGCGATCGTCACCGGCAGTGACCCAAAGAACAGTCCGTGGTCTTATCATAATGGCGGCAGTTGGCCGTTCCTGTTGTGGTTATTGGCCGCAGCGGCGCAGATGACAGGCCGGACCGAATTGGCGAAACGCGCGCTCGAAACAGCTGCCGACAGGCTCATGGTTGAAGATTGGTCCGAATACTTCGATGGCCGGGAAGGGCGTCTGTTAGGAAAGGAAGCAAGACGATTCCAGAGCTGGACAGTGGCGGGATTCCTGTCGGCGCAACAACTGCTCGCAAATCCGACGCATTTGAATCTCCTGCGCTACGACGAGAAAGCCTTGCAAGGTTGCATTCAGCCGACAGAAGGCGGAGGCGGGAACTGATTCTGGAATTTCCCTCCTGCCTTTTTTAGCGGGTGGAGAGGGGCTTTGTTTAACCTAAAAACATCAGTTGAGCACGGATTTTGTGGAAAATCTGGGCGTGGAAGACAAAGAATCGCTCGACGATAATGGCCGTAGTCCTTATCTAGAGCTATTCTGCTGAATTCCGCGTTCAGATTTCTTCACAAAACCGTGAAGCGGGTTTGAATCACCCCATAGGTGAATCAGAGGAAATGAAGTTAAATTTATCAGTCAATGCCTTATTACGCTACGTAGCATTCGACTGATGTTTTTAGGTTTAATCAGGCTATGTAAGGACTTCCCATAAGCTACGACCCATTATCGTTGCAACACTAAACGATAAATTTCGATTACTCAGAACTGGAGACACACCGATGAAAATAGCCATGATAGGTTTGGGAAAGATGGGCGCGAACATGACCCGGCGATTGCTCAAGAGCGGTCATGAAGTCGTCGTCTATGATCTTAATCCGGACAATGTCGCGCATTTGGTCGAGGAAGGCGCAGAGGGCGCTGCTTCGCTTGAGGAGTTGGCAAGCCGACTGCCGGCGCCGCGCGCCGTGTGGATGATGGTTCCTGCGGGCGACATCGTCGAACAAACCGTGACGGCGTTGGCCAAGCTTCTGGAGTCTAGCGATATCCTCATCGATGGCGGCAATTCTTATTTCAAGGATGACGTGCGCCGGGCCGAGCTCCTGAAAGAGCGTGGCATTCACTATCTGGATGTAGGCACCAGCGGCGGCACCTGGGGTATCGAGCGAGGCTATTCGTTGATGATCGGCGGCGAACAAGGCCCGGTGCAACGGCTCGAACCGATCTTCGCGGCCTTGGCGCCGGGACGGGGCGATATACCGCCTACCCCGAACCGGGATAATTCGGTTAGCACCGCTGAATTGGGTTACCTACACTGCGGCCCGGTAGGCTCCGGCCATTTCGTCAAGATGGTGCACAATGGCATTGAATACGGCCTGATGCAGGCTTATGCGGAAGGT
Protein-coding sequences here:
- a CDS encoding glycoside hydrolase 100 family protein, whose product is MIDAKIIDAAWRELKQSVVYFRGNPVGTVAARDPSAAELNYSQCFTRDFAVSALAFLMRGETDIVRNFLTVLVKLQSREKQMNCFKAGRGLMPASFTVQQSKNGEELVPDFGERAIARVAPVDSGFWWLILLRAYVQASGDVDLARKAEFQQAIKMIVELSLVARFDMYPTLLVPDGGYMIDRRMGVYGYPLDIQSLFFTALSAAQELLVGDETCLAAVADRLAHLAYHIRRYYWLDLRRLNAIYRYKVEEYGQNIVNEFNIYPETIPPALVDWMPSKGGYFAGNLGPARMDFRYFAQGNLLAVVSSLATAEQSQSIMDLIAQRWDDLIGQMPLKLCFPALEGRDWAIVTGSDPKNSPWSYHNGGSWPFLLWLLAAAAQMTGRTELAKRALETAADRLMVEDWSEYFDGREGRLLGKEARRFQSWTVAGFLSAQQLLANPTHLNLLRYDEKALQGCIQPTEGGGGN
- the gnd gene encoding phosphogluconate dehydrogenase (NAD(+)-dependent, decarboxylating), yielding MKIAMIGLGKMGANMTRRLLKSGHEVVVYDLNPDNVAHLVEEGAEGAASLEELASRLPAPRAVWMMVPAGDIVEQTVTALAKLLESSDILIDGGNSYFKDDVRRAELLKERGIHYLDVGTSGGTWGIERGYSLMIGGEQGPVQRLEPIFAALAPGRGDIPPTPNRDNSVSTAELGYLHCGPVGSGHFVKMVHNGIEYGLMQAYAEGFDILRGAASESLPEAYRYHFESGEIAELWRRGSVIGSWLLDLTAQALAEDPELSNYSGYVTDSGEGRWTVQAAVEEAVSADVLTAALYARFRSRQEHTFGEKMLSAMRRQFGGHVEAKQAGTS